Sequence from the Egibacter rhizosphaerae genome:
GGTGCTTGTCCACCGCCTTCTCGTCGTACTCCACCCTGTCGGCGAAGCAGAAGGCGATCAGCGGGGCCGCCTCGGCGAGCGTCTGGATCCGCTCCTGCAGCAGGGGCACGAGATCCCCGAGGAGGCGCCGCTCCTCGCGGGTGGGGGGCTCGGCGATCAGCCCTTCGGCGGCAAGGTACGGGACGAGCCGGTCGGCGAGCTCCCCACCGTCGAGCTCCTTGATCCGGTCACCGTTCAGGGCACGAAGCTTGTCGGTGTCGAAGAACGCCGGGTTCTTGCCGACCCGGTCGAAAGAGAACCGCTCGACGAGCTCGGGCACGGTGAACCGCTCGGTGGTCGCGTCGTAGCTCCACCCGCAGAGCGCCAGGAAGTTGCACAGCACCTCCGGCAGGAAGCCCTGCCGCCGGAACTCGTCGACTGCCACCGACCCGTGCCGCTTCGACAGCGGCTTGCGGTCCTCGCCCACGAGCAGCGGCAGGTGCGCGTACGTCGGGCGGGGTACGTCCGGTCTGGGGGGAAAGCCCGTGTCGGCGAGCACGCCGGCGAGCAACGAGGTCCCGCCCTCGTCAGCGAGAAGCGCTTCGGCGAGCAACATCTGGCGAGGCGTCGCGGCCAGCAGATCCTCCCCTCGCGCGACGAAGGTGATCCCCATCGCGAGGTCGTCCACCCCCGCAGCGAGAGGGTAGGTGGGCGAGCGGTCGGCACGCAGGATCACGAAGTCGGGCACGTCCTTCCACTGGAACGTCACGGGGCCCCGGACGACGTCGTGGAACGTGACCTCGCCGCTGTCGGGGGTGCGCAGCCGGATGACCGGCTCGCGCCCCTCGGCGCGGAACACCTGCTTCTGTTCCTGGGTGAGCTCCCGGTGCCCACCCTGATAGCCGGGGGTGCGGCCTTCGGCCTGCGCGCGTTCGCGCTCTGCCTCGAGCTCCTCCGCGGTCTCGAAGGCCTCGTAGGCGTGGCCGCCGGCGACCAGCGCGTCGGCGACCGCCTCGTGCAGCGGCCGGCGGGCGCTCTGGCGGTACGGCCCGTACGGACCGGTGTCGCCCGCGCCCTCGTCCGGGCCTTCGTCCCAGTCGAGACCGAGCCATCGAAGGGTTTCGAGGGTCGCCGCGAAGGCCGCATCGGTGGCGCGCTCCGCATCGGTGTCCTCGACCCGCAACACGAAGGTCCCGTCGTTGCCGCGGGCGTGCAGCCAGTTGTACAGCGCGGTCCGAGCGTTGCCGACGTGCATCGTTCCGCTGGGCGCGGGCGCGAAACGGACGCGTGGAGCGGTCATGTGGGTTCCTCGCGGGTCGGAGCGATGCCGGGTGACAGGCTACCGGCCGGGGGGAGACCGTCGGGGACGCGGCCGCTCAGACGTCGGCCTCCACCGGATTCGACAGGGTCCCCACCCCCGCGACCTCCACGTCCACGGTCTGGCCCGCCGTGATGGGACCCACCCCCGCCGGCGTGCCGGTGAGGATCACGTCGCCCGGCAGCAGCGTCGTGAACGCCGAACAGTACGCGACGAGCTCGGGGATCGGGAACATAAGGTCGGCGGTGCTCCCCTCCTGGCGCACCTCGCCATCGACCCGCGCGCGGACGGTGATGCCGGCACCGGGGTCCACCTCGCTGGTGATCCACGGCCCCAGAGGACAGAACGTGTCGAATCCCTTCGCGCGGGTCCACTGGCCGTCGCGGCGCTGGAGGTCGCGCGCGGTGACGTCGTTCGCGCACGTGTAGCCCAGGATCGCGCCCTCGGCCTCCTCGACCGACACCTTGCGGGTCAACCGGCCGATGACCGCCGCCACCTCGGCCTCGTGGTGCACCTCGTCGCTGAGCTGCGGCAGGCGGATCGTGTCACCGGGGCCGATGACGCTGGTCGCGGGCTTCAGGAAGATCAGCGGTTCCGAGGGAGGCTCGGTCCCCATCTCGCGCGCGTGCTCGGGATAGTTCTTGCCCACGCACAGGACCTTCGACGGAATGATCGGCGCGAGCAGGGGCACCTGATCGATCGGTGCGAGCTGGTCGGTCACCGCGAGGTCCTCGTCGAACGGGTGCCCGTCGAGCAGCGCGACGTGCTCGCCCTTGCCGGGCGGTTCGGTGACGATCCCGAACGCGGGCCCGCTCGGTCGGGCGACCCGGACCAGGCGCATGCCAACCCCTCCTTCGCTCCCAGCACCAGAGCATTCGGGTGCGCCCCGGAGCCTGCGGCGACCCGACCCCGACCGCGCACCCACCGCGCGACGCTACCAGCGGAGCCGCACCCCGCCGAAGCTCGCACCGGAGCAACGAGCCAGGAGAACCGGGGCAGGCGAACGGGCCGGGGACGACCGCGGGCCCGCGTGAACGCTTCAACGCGGGCGGGACTCGTGCTCGCCGGCGAGGAGCCCGTAGACCACGAGATCGCGTTGCACTCCGTCCCGCGTGCGCTCACGCCCGCGCAGGACGCCCTCACGGGCGAATCCGGCCTTCTGGG
This genomic interval carries:
- a CDS encoding glutamate--tRNA ligase, which produces MTAPRVRFAPAPSGTMHVGNARTALYNWLHARGNDGTFVLRVEDTDAERATDAAFAATLETLRWLGLDWDEGPDEGAGDTGPYGPYRQSARRPLHEAVADALVAGGHAYEAFETAEELEAERERAQAEGRTPGYQGGHRELTQEQKQVFRAEGREPVIRLRTPDSGEVTFHDVVRGPVTFQWKDVPDFVILRADRSPTYPLAAGVDDLAMGITFVARGEDLLAATPRQMLLAEALLADEGGTSLLAGVLADTGFPPRPDVPRPTYAHLPLLVGEDRKPLSKRHGSVAVDEFRRQGFLPEVLCNFLALCGWSYDATTERFTVPELVERFSFDRVGKNPAFFDTDKLRALNGDRIKELDGGELADRLVPYLAAEGLIAEPPTREERRLLGDLVPLLQERIQTLAEAAPLIAFCFADRVEYDEKAVDKHLRKGRADEVLEAAERSLAEVEPWDADTIMASLDGVAERLGLGRGKTFQPVRVAVAGTPVSPPLPETLAVLDRALVLARMREAQRLAASPAG
- a CDS encoding fumarylacetoacetate hydrolase family protein; amino-acid sequence: MRLVRVARPSGPAFGIVTEPPGKGEHVALLDGHPFDEDLAVTDQLAPIDQVPLLAPIIPSKVLCVGKNYPEHAREMGTEPPSEPLIFLKPATSVIGPGDTIRLPQLSDEVHHEAEVAAVIGRLTRKVSVEEAEGAILGYTCANDVTARDLQRRDGQWTRAKGFDTFCPLGPWITSEVDPGAGITVRARVDGEVRQEGSTADLMFPIPELVAYCSAFTTLLPGDVILTGTPAGVGPITAGQTVDVEVAGVGTLSNPVEADV